GAACTGCCCGCCACAGCGGCCAACGACATCATCGCCGTGGTGGGCGGGCTCGGCATCTACGCCGCCTTCCTGTTCGGCCTGCACGGCTGGCTCATCGGTGTACCGCTGATGGGTTGAGCACCGGTTCAAAGACAAAGAGGGTCGGACCAAGCCAACCTGCTGATCAGACACCAAAACCTCGGATTTTTGTGGTAGATTTCAGCCTTAAACGCCCCATTTTGTCCCCAAAAACAGCTTTCCAGGGAGGGAGCTTATGCCGCGCGCTAGTCGTCATTATCTGCCCGGACTGATCTGGCACGTTACACATCGCTGTCACAAGAGAGAATTCCTGCTCAAGTTTGCCCGAGACCGACGACTTTGGCGGAGCTGGCTATTCGAGGCACGCAAGCGCTACGGCCTTTGCGTGCTGAACTACGTTGCCACGTCCAACCACATACACCTCCTCATTCGAGATCAGGGCAAGGGAGAGATTGCCCGCTCGCTGCAGCTCATCGCCGGTCAGACAGCGCAGGCTTTCAACCGCCGCAAGGCGCGCAAAGGAGCCTTCTGGGAGGACCGCTATCATGCGACCGCCGTTCAAACTGGCGAGCATCTGGCTCGCTGCCTTGCCTACATCGATCTGAACATGGTACGTGCCGGTGCGGTATCGCATCCGTCGGAGTGGGAAGTGAGCGGCTACCGCGAGATCCAATCGCCCCCGACTCGCTATCGGATCATCGACGGAGTTGCGTTACAGAAATCGCTGGAGATCAAACAAATGAACACCTTGCGGCAGCACCAGCGTGAGTGGATTGAGCAGGCGCTGCGGCAATCCAGTCTCTCCCGCGATGCCCGCTGGTCAGAAAGCCTGACTGTGGGCAGCGAGCTCTTTGTGCAGGACATCCAGGCCCAGCTCGGAGCAGAGGCGCATTCACGGAGCGTGCAAGTCGATAGAGAATCCGCTTGGCTGCGCGAACCCTCAGCCACTTATACGGTCGATTTCGACGACGAAAACAGCCTTCTAAGTACAAAACAGCGGAGGATATCGTGAATTAATGAGTTCGAATCAAGTCGTTACTGTGGTCCGACCCTGGCCACGTCTGGCCACAGTCTGAGTTCGGGCTCACGGGCTACTGCAGGTGTCGGCGCATGAAGCGCGTCGCCCGCCAGATGGCATCCTTGGCCGCCAGGTCATCGGCGAAGGTACGCACCGAATCCGGACGGAAATCGAAGCCGCGGCCCACACCCGGATAGACCACCAGCCGCGCCGGCCGCCCCTTCTCCTGCAGAGACTGCACCGCCATCTCGATCCCCCGGCGGCGCTGATACTGCTCCTCCTCCCCGATGAAGATGAGCGTCGGGATGGTCAACTCGTCTGCTTCAGGCGCATATCGGTAGACCTGCATCGGCTCCGGCGCGTTGGGGTCCTGCATATGAGGATAGTAGCTGACGTAGCAGGCCACATCGCGCTCCTGGCGCTGCTGCGTGACGGCCACCTTGAGGGTGTAGTAACCGCCGCGGGTGTGCGAGTAGAGGCAGGCGCGGCTCGAGCTGATATCGGTACGCTCCAACAGGGCATCCAGGGCGACCCCCACATCCTGCTCAAGAGCATAGTCATGCTCAATAGGGAACTTCTCTACGAAGCGGGCGCTGTAGATATCCGGCGCCAGTACCACGAAGCCACGTGCCGCGAGGCGCTTTACGTGCAGCTGGATCAGCTCGTCGAGTCCGCGCCGTCCGTGCTGGAACAGCACCGCCGGGTAGCGCTTGCCGTCATCCGGACGGGCGACCAACGCGGGGATATCGACGTCCTCGCCACTCACCTCCACCCATTCGGTACGCACGGCGAGGGTTTGCGGCGCAGGCAGGACCCCCTCGAACCACCAGTCGTTGTCCCACCAGCCGGCCTCCTCGGGGGGCTGGGCCTGTACGGGTACAGTGGCAAGAAAAAGGGCCAGAGGGGCGAGTAGTCGAAACAGATGCATAGGGGGTGCCTTTCGCTTGGGGTCAAAGCCGACGGTCGGTCCGGTGTCCGCTCTTGGCGGCCTAGCGGGTTTTACAACAACATAGCCAAAACGGACACCGGACGGAACCGGGGCGCCGTCGGCTTGCAGATTACTGTGGTCCGACCCTGGGTCACTGAGTCCTCAGCCACTTACACAGTCAATTTCGACGGCAAAAACAGCCTTCTAAGTACAAAAAAGTAGAGTATTTCGTGGATTAATGACTTCGAATCAATTCGTTACTGTGGTCCGACCCGGGTCCTGACCGGGTCCTGACCGCTTTCGTCATTGAGGCCGGCGATAACCCTCTGTCCGTGGGCGACGAGGTCCGCTTCGGCGTCAACTACAGCGCCTTGGTGCGAGCGATGACCTCACGGTTTGTCATCAAGACGGAGAAGGGCGGAAAACGTACAGACAGTCCGGTTGCCCCTCGCGCAATTCGACCGTCATCGGCTAATTCGCCCAATGAAATCGCAGTGCCCGAAGTAGCAACCCGAACCAGCTCCGACTTGCCAAATCCTGGCCGGCCTACACTTGAGGTTTGGATACTGGCCTTTTGACGCACCCGAGCTCCGCCTCAGGCGACAGAAAAAGCAGACGGGAGCGAACCCGGAGTCGATATGGATTCTTCCGCGAGACAGCACCTTCTCGCCACTGCGCTCTGGACACTCATCGCCTTTGCCGTTGGTCACCTTCTGGTAACGGCGCAGGCGCTTATTATCCCTCTGGTCATCGCCATTTTTGTCTGGTATCTGCTGAATGCACTGATAGCTTCATTTGGCGCTATCAGCGTGGCCGGGGTCCGGGCACCTCGCTGGCTGCAGTTCCTGTTTGCGGGACTGGCTCTCCTCATCGCCACCAACGTCGTGGTCGGCATCATCACCGCCAGCGTCGGTGAATTGATCAATGCTGCACCGGTCTACCAGGAAAACTTGCGAAACCTTATCGAAGAGGTGCAGCAGCGGTTCGGGTGGGCCGGTCAGCCGGGGGCTTCGCAGCTGTTCGGCGAACTGGACCTGGCCGCGCTGATCCGCAGAATCGCTGCCGGGTTCGGAAGTCTGATCGGCAATATCGGGCTCATCGCGGTCTATCTTTTTTTTCTCTTTCTCGAGCAGCGCTATTTCGGAGCGAAGTTGGCCGCGGTGCTGCGCACAGAGGAGCGCCAGCGTCGCGTCCGCCGCCTTCTCCTTGATCTCGACCGAGACGTGCGCAGCTACATAGGCATAAAGACCTCGGTAAGCGCTCTGACCAGTCTCGCTTCGTGGACACTCATGCAATGGGTGGGCCTGGACTTCGCCGACTTCTGGGCACTACTGATCTTTGTGCTCAACTTCATCCCCAATATCGGGTCCATTGTCGCCACCGCTCTGCCCACCCTCCTGGCACTGCTTCAGTTTACCTCCGTGGCACCCTTTCTAATCCTGCTATTCGGCATCGGCAGTATCCAGATGCTGGTTGGTAATGTGCTTGAGCCGCAGATCATGGGCCGATCACTGAATATGAGCCCCTTGGTAATCATCCTCTCACTGGTTATGTGGGGCTTCATGTGGGGAATCGCCGGAATGTTCCTGGCCCTGCCGATCACCATGGTCACCATGATGATCTTCTACAATTTCGAGACCACCCGGTGGATCGCCTTGCTGATGTCACGAGATGGACAACTGCGAAAAACTGACAATGGCAGACAGCAATCATAGGAGCAGCGTCGGGTACGATGCACCCATACTGCTGAAAGGACGCAATTCGTTAGGGATGATTCTCTTCGGATCGCCTGCGGCACGGCCTGTTCCTCACTCGGTCCTTCTCCCTGGACCTGCGCAGGGACTTTTCTAGCCAGGTCATTCAAACGCGAAGTCGCTGAACGATACTGGTGGTAACTTCCAGATTCAGAGGTCGAGGCACTGTATATGGATTTTTCAGCCCTCTCCGAGCCTTTCGTCATCGCACTCAGCCTTGCGGCGGCGATCGTCGGGCTCATCGTCGGTTTCCTGATCGGCAAGTCCGGAGAACGTAAACGCAAGCGGGTCGCTTTGACCCAGGCAGAGGAAAAGGCGCAGGCCGATCTTCACCGCGTTCTGGGGGAGCACGAGCAGCGTATCGAAACGCTCGCGAAGGAGCATCAGAACGGGTTGAGTACACTGAAGCAGGAACACGCCGATCAGCTCGGCGCCCTGAAGCGCGAACACACCAGCGAGCTGGAGCGCGTCTCCAGCGAACACGCCGGCCTGATCGAGAAGCTCAATGCGACGAATATGGCCAACCTCAATCAGGTGACGGCGGAGCTTAACCAGGAACACCAGAATGTGGTTCAGGCGCTGCGGGAGAAGCATGAGCAGGCGATGGCCGCTGTGCGGCGGGATGGAGAACAGAACCTGGAACGCCTCGAACGGGAGCGGGACCGCCAGGCTGCCGAACTGCAGCAGCACCACGAGGCGGAAGTGGCGCGGCTGAAGGTCCGCATCGACGAGCTGAGTACTGAGCAAAAGGAATTGAGCACCACCCTTGCTGATCGCGAACAGACGGTGGCCAAGCTGAACGCCGACATCGCAGAAGCACAGCTCAAGAACTCGTTTGCGGTCTCCCGTTCCGGGGAGCGGCTGATTCGCGTGGTTCGTAGCGTGCAGGAGCTGGCCAATGAGTTGGAAGAGACCTCCCGCACGGTAACCAACGGCGAGTATTCTTTCTTCACGGCCATAAAGGATCAGCGCGACCGGGAAACAGTACTAAACCTCACCGGTGGGGTCGCTGGACATACCCACGACCAGAAAGGGACCGATGAGCCGGCGGCCGAGGCGCAAGAGCAGCCCGAGGAACCCGAGAGCGGGCACGAAGACGGGCCTGATCGGTAAAGCCGCAGCACGAACCGGGCGCCGCCCCCCTTAACCGAGGTCAAGGACGCACCGCCATTCACCTTCTACCCTGCGTTTGGCAGGCTCCTGGAAGAGGGTTTTCGTCCCTTCTCCCCGAGGGAGCGGGTTAGGAAGGCAAGAGGACAGGTCGTGGCCGTACTGAATATTGATCGACCCGAAAAGGTCGGACGCTTTGCGCTGCTCTATCTCGGGTTTCGACCCTTTTTCCTGGGTGCGGGACTCTGGGCCGTCATCAGTGTGCTCCTGTGGCTGGGCATCTACACCCTGGGCTGGCGTCTGCCGCTGGCGGGGCTCTCGCCAACCCTGTGGCACGCCCACGAGATGGTGTTCGGCTACGCCGTCGCGGTGATAGCCGGATTTCTGCTCACGTCCGTGAAGAACTGGACCAACCAGCAGACCTGGAACGGCGCCCGGCTGGCCGCACTGGTGGTGCTCTGGGCCGCCGCGCGCGTCCTGTTCGCCCTCGGCGGAGCCGACATGCTGACCACCGCCACGCTCATCAACGCCCTTTTCCTCCTCGGGGTCTTCGTCGCCATCGGCCTGCCGGTGGCCCGCGCCCGACAGTGGAACCAGCTGCCGGTCATCATCATCCCCGCGCTACTGTTCATCGCCCAGCTGCTGGTGATCCTCGCCCCTGCCCCGCGTACCGGCATCTACGCCGGACTGTTTCTGGTCGTGCTGCTCATCTTCATCATGGGCCGGCGGGTGATCCCCTTTTTCATCGAGCGCGGCGTCGACGAAGAGGCCAGCATCGGGAATCCGCCCGCGCTGGATATCGCCTGCATCGCCACCTACCTGGTCTACGCCGTCGCCGAGTTCACCGCACCGGTATCGCCCTGGACCGCGCTTTTCGCCTGGTTCGCCGCAATGGCCCATGGCGTGCGCCTCTACCTCTGGTACACGCCCGGAGTGTGGCACAAACCGCTCGTGTGGGTGCTGTGGCTCGGCTACGCATTTCTGGTACTGGGCCTGGTGATGCGGGCGATGGCCGCCTTCTGGTTCACTAACCCCTTCCTGGGCCTGCACGCTCTCACCTACGGCGGCATCGGCCTCATCACCCTCGGCATGATGGCGCGGGTCTCGCTCGGCCACACCGGGCGCAACGTGTCCGAACCGCCGAAGGCGGTCGGCTGGATGTTCGCGCTGCTGGGTGTCGGCACCGTGGTGCGCGTGCTTCTGCCCCTGGTGCTCCCGGCGAGCTACTACGGCAGCCTGATCGTCGCCTCCCAGTTGCTCTGGATCGCCGCCTTCGGGCTGTTCGTGGCCATCTACGGCCCCATGCTGGTGCTGCGCCGGGTCGACGGGCGATACGGGTAGCCGGGAAGGAGGAGCAGCATGCCTCCAGGTAGGACCACCGATACCATTCCATCACCGGCAATACGTTGGACGTAAGCCTATTACCGGCTGGCACCACCCAATCTACCGTGCTCAGCGTTTGGATAAGTAGCACCCAAAAAGAGCCACCCCTTGCGCAATCCCAATGGCGCGCTTGAATAATGATTGATACCCAGTGGGAGAAGGACCATGGACGAGCCCACCTTCGGCAAACGCGAGACTGTGGCAGACGGGGTTGAGATACTGCCGTCGTACCTACCGGTTCCCGGGTTCGGCGTGCTTCCCGTCAATGCATTTTTGCTCCGAGCCGCTCAGCCGATGCTGGTCGATACCGGTCTCGCCATGCTGCGGGAAGGCTTTCTCTCCGCATTAAGCTCCGCCCTCGATCCGCAAACGCTACGCTGGATCTGGGTGACCCACGCCGACGCCGACCACGTAGGCAATCTGGCAGCGGTACTGGAAGAAGCGCCCGAGGCACGGGTGGTCACGAACTATGTCGGCATGGCCAAAATGACCATGCTCGGGTTGCCGGTCGTCGAAAGGGTTTATCTGCTGAATCCGGGACAGTCCCTGAACGTCGGTGACCGCACCATCCAGGCAGTCAGACCGCCCACCTACGACGCCCCGGAGACGACCGCCCTGTTCGATCCGGTTTCCGGGGCACTATTCAGCGCCGACTGTTTCGGCGCCCTCCTCAGTTCACCCTACGAGGACAGCCGGCAGATCCCGGGCAACGAACTGGGCGAAGGGCTCACAACCTGGGCCACCGTAGATGCCCCCTGGCTCCGCGTAGTGGATGCCCGTCTCCATAGGCAGGCGGTCACAAGCTTTCTGGAGCGCAAGCCCAAAATAATATTAAGCAGTCACTTGCCGCCCGCGCCGGGGATGAACGACCGGTTGGGTGAGATCCTCAACCGGGCCATCGACGCGCCCACCTTCGTTGGACCGGATCAGGCGGCAATGGAGCAGAGGCTCGCACAGTAGGAAAAAAGGCAACATATTCCACCCGTACCCCCTATCCTTGAGGTCGACCGAAGGGCGCTGGAGATCATGGGGATGGTTACCGGAGGCTCAGCGTTCGAACACCACCGCGTCGGGATTGGCCCCCATTGAGCCAAGGGCGTCTTTAATGCCGCTGACGAACTTGGGCGGACCGCACAGATAGAACCGTTGGTCCACATCAGTGATATGCCGTTCGAGAAACGCCTTGTCGATCCGTCCCGATTGACAGCCGGAACCCGCCTCCCGAGAGCAGAGGTAAGTACAGCGCTCGCCCAGGTAGTAGCGAAACTCCTTGGCGGCGATCACATCGTCCGGCGTCTTGTTGGAAAAGAGCAGTGAATTCCCCGCCAACTGACCATCCCGGGCCAGGGTCCGCAGAATTGCCATAAACGGCGTAATCCCTGCCCCGCCGGCAATAAAAGTACCTGGGCCTTGGTAGGTGATCGTCCCGAAGGGTTCGGATATCAGCAGGCAGTCCCCGGCTCCCAGTGTATGGAGCTTTTCGGTGACGCCGCGATGTTCCGGGTAACCCTTGATAGTAAACTCCAGCACCCGGTCTTCCGGCAGCGAAGTCGGGCTAAACGGCCGGGTCTCCTCCCGCCAGTCCGGCGCATCCACGGCAAGTTCGACCCCCTGACCGGGCGACCACTCGAAGCCCTCCGGCTTGCTGACAATAAAGCGCTTCACGTCGTGGGTGACGAACTCGGACATCAGGATGGTCGCGTTTTGCATCTATTCTCCGAAACGGTGACTACATACCCTCAGTCTAGGACAGACCTCAGCTAATCGGCATCTCCAGGAAAATGCGCGACTTCCGCGCGGCGGCGATCGCCTCGGGCGTCGCTTTTCTCGGCATGTTCGGCATGTGGGTCGGGCTCTGGCGACTGCCGCCTGCGTTCGGGTGGGTCGGGTGGCGGACCGCGTGCTTTTGTATTACGTCCCCGTGGTGCTGACCATCAGCCTCGGTGCACTGATGTTTTGGGTCACCTGGCAAGCCCGTGATGTGGGCGGCTTATCGTTGGTAACGAGAAGTAGAATGTCGCCCCCGCACCCGGTTCCCCTTTGGCCCACACGCGCCCCCCATGGCGCTCCACGATACGGCGCACCGTGGCAAGTCCGATCCCGGTCCCGACGAATTCACGTTCATCGTGGAGCCGCTCAAAAGGATTGAAGAGCTTATGGGAAAATTGTGCGTCGAATCCCACCCCGTTGTCGGCGACATAGAAGATGGTCTCGCCGGAGTCGGAGTAGGCGCCGAACTCGATACGCGGTTCCGGTTGAGGCGCAGTGAATTTCCAAGCGTTTTCCAACAGATTCTGCAGCAGGACCTGCAGCCACTCCCTGTCCCCTTGTGCGATCAATCCGGGAGCAATCTGGAACGCGACCCGCCGTCCAGGATCGCTCTCGTGCAGGGCATCGGCGATGTTCCGGGCCATGGCACTGAGATCCACCTTCTTCGGCACCATCTCGCTTCTGTACACCTTGGAGAGATCAAGCAGACCATCGATCAGGTGCGCCATCTGCAGGGTGGAGACCTGAATTCGCCCCAGATAGCGCTTGCCTTCATCGGTAAGACAATCCGCCTGCTCGTCGTTGAGTATCTGGCTGAAGGCATTGATGGCACGCAATGGGGACCGCAGGTCGTGAGCCACCGAATAGCTGAAGGCCTCGAGTTCCCGATTCATCGCCTTCAGGCCGCGGGTGCGCTCTTCGACCTGTTGCTCCAGCCGGATGCGCGATGTCAGCAGATACAGAATAACCAGCATGACGGCCAGTATCCCGCCGATCATGATCATCCGCGCCCTGCGGTGTTCCTCGATTCGCGTTTGCAGAAGTGCATCCAGCGTGGGGATTACATGGTCGTATATCGTGTACAGCTTATCGATCGTTTCACTACCGCGTTCGAACACCATCTCCCCGCTGATGGTGAGCTCCTCAGCATCCAGGATTTCCCGAATGAGACCCGAGAACTGCGCGACGCCCTGCTCCGCTTCCCCGACCAAGTCGCTCAGATCGGTCTCGAGCCGAGGATGAATATTGAAGATGATCCTCAGGTTGTGCCGCAGGCGGCTATTCCGCTCCTCAACCCTCTCCAGGTCAAACGCAAGTCGCAGACGTGCATCGGCTATGGTTGATTCGTTCGCTTGCAGGTGGGTGCCGATGGCACGCAGATGCCCGATCCTCTCGGTCAGTGCCGGGAGCTGAATGGCAACGAGATCCACCATGTAGTAGCCGTCGATATCAGGCTCCTGGATCAACCCGGAATTATCGACAATGTAGCTTTTGAGGGCGATGAGTCCGGCAGCCAGTTTGCTGTGGGCCTCAAAATTTTCGGAGGCCGTCATTGTGGATTCACCCGTCTTGATCCGGCTCCACTGTCGGATCAAACGCTCCAGACGATCACCGACCTGGAGAGTGGCGCCAAAATGCTCATCTATTTGGTAAAGTGCGAAAAATGACTGGTCGACGATGGAACGGATTTCGGCAAGCTTGGTGGGTTTACTCGTGTCTTCGCTGCCCACCAGAAGTGACATTCCACGGTGTTTCTGCACATGTTTCAGTAAACCCCGGAGCCGATCGATGTAAGCCAAGCCCTGGCGTTCTTTTTCGATAACGTCAATTGCGGTGTTTCGCTCGGCGATGAACAGGTAGCCCAACGATACGAGCAGGGCGAGAAAAACAAAGAAGACAAAAAGAGTATTCTTCGGATAGTGCAGCAGTTGGAGCAGAGCGCTGCTGTCATGTCCCCTTTCCCCAACCGGCTCTCCCATCATCTTGCGCAATGATCAACGGTCCATGGTGGAGTTACGGGCCATTTTGAGGTTCGTTGGGAGACAACGTCAAATAAAGATTTCGTCACCTTCGAATGCAGGTGGCGATAGTATTGCCCCGGAGAACGTGGCATGAATACTTCCGAAAGTTTCTTTGCTTGCAAGTCAGATTACTCGAACAACGGCAGAATATGAAACACTTTTGCCAATGAACACAGCCCAGTGGTATTGCGTCCCCCAGCGCCTCCACGCCCAAAGCGATGAGCCGTTGCCGTATCCTATTTCCCAGCTTCCCTCCTGCCTGTTCACTCGGCAAAAACTCACCGTCATGGACCTTTTCGGGCGGAACAGTGTACGACCGAACGCACCGTGCCACATCCGCGCCTCTTGGTATGGATTGACACCGGCACAACAGAGCCCACATATTGGAGCCACCGATGAAAAGGAGCCACACTGATGCGACTCAGGGATCTTCGCACCCAGCAGGGGATGACCCAGGAAGAGTTGGCGACGCGCCTCGGTACAGAGCCGGGAAACATCGCCCGCTGGGAGAGCGGTGACGCCCTATTGAGCGTCCGCCAGGCGAAGGACCTGTGCATGGTGCTGCATTGTACGGTGGAAGAGCTGCTCGGCTGGGAGATCGAGCCCGAGGAGTGGGCGGAGACACCGTTCGCCGTCACCGATACCGGCACCCCT
This Thiohalomonas denitrificans DNA region includes the following protein-coding sequences:
- a CDS encoding coiled-coil domain-containing protein, whose amino-acid sequence is MDFSALSEPFVIALSLAAAIVGLIVGFLIGKSGERKRKRVALTQAEEKAQADLHRVLGEHEQRIETLAKEHQNGLSTLKQEHADQLGALKREHTSELERVSSEHAGLIEKLNATNMANLNQVTAELNQEHQNVVQALREKHEQAMAAVRRDGEQNLERLERERDRQAAELQQHHEAEVARLKVRIDELSTEQKELSTTLADREQTVAKLNADIAEAQLKNSFAVSRSGERLIRVVRSVQELANELEETSRTVTNGEYSFFTAIKDQRDRETVLNLTGGVAGHTHDQKGTDEPAAEAQEQPEEPESGHEDGPDR
- a CDS encoding NnrS family protein, translated to MAVLNIDRPEKVGRFALLYLGFRPFFLGAGLWAVISVLLWLGIYTLGWRLPLAGLSPTLWHAHEMVFGYAVAVIAGFLLTSVKNWTNQQTWNGARLAALVVLWAAARVLFALGGADMLTTATLINALFLLGVFVAIGLPVARARQWNQLPVIIIPALLFIAQLLVILAPAPRTGIYAGLFLVVLLIFIMGRRVIPFFIERGVDEEASIGNPPALDIACIATYLVYAVAEFTAPVSPWTALFAWFAAMAHGVRLYLWYTPGVWHKPLVWVLWLGYAFLVLGLVMRAMAAFWFTNPFLGLHALTYGGIGLITLGMMARVSLGHTGRNVSEPPKAVGWMFALLGVGTVVRVLLPLVLPASYYGSLIVASQLLWIAAFGLFVAIYGPMLVLRRVDGRYG
- a CDS encoding transposase, with product MPRASRHYLPGLIWHVTHRCHKREFLLKFARDRRLWRSWLFEARKRYGLCVLNYVATSNHIHLLIRDQGKGEIARSLQLIAGQTAQAFNRRKARKGAFWEDRYHATAVQTGEHLARCLAYIDLNMVRAGAVSHPSEWEVSGYREIQSPPTRYRIIDGVALQKSLEIKQMNTLRQHQREWIEQALRQSSLSRDARWSESLTVGSELFVQDIQAQLGAEAHSRSVQVDRESAWLREPSATYTVDFDDENSLLSTKQRRIS
- a CDS encoding oxygen-binding di-iron domain-containing protein — translated: MDEPTFGKRETVADGVEILPSYLPVPGFGVLPVNAFLLRAAQPMLVDTGLAMLREGFLSALSSALDPQTLRWIWVTHADADHVGNLAAVLEEAPEARVVTNYVGMAKMTMLGLPVVERVYLLNPGQSLNVGDRTIQAVRPPTYDAPETTALFDPVSGALFSADCFGALLSSPYEDSRQIPGNELGEGLTTWATVDAPWLRVVDARLHRQAVTSFLERKPKIILSSHLPPAPGMNDRLGEILNRAIDAPTFVGPDQAAMEQRLAQ
- a CDS encoding sensor histidine kinase translates to MMGEPVGERGHDSSALLQLLHYPKNTLFVFFVFLALLVSLGYLFIAERNTAIDVIEKERQGLAYIDRLRGLLKHVQKHRGMSLLVGSEDTSKPTKLAEIRSIVDQSFFALYQIDEHFGATLQVGDRLERLIRQWSRIKTGESTMTASENFEAHSKLAAGLIALKSYIVDNSGLIQEPDIDGYYMVDLVAIQLPALTERIGHLRAIGTHLQANESTIADARLRLAFDLERVEERNSRLRHNLRIIFNIHPRLETDLSDLVGEAEQGVAQFSGLIREILDAEELTISGEMVFERGSETIDKLYTIYDHVIPTLDALLQTRIEEHRRARMIMIGGILAVMLVILYLLTSRIRLEQQVEERTRGLKAMNRELEAFSYSVAHDLRSPLRAINAFSQILNDEQADCLTDEGKRYLGRIQVSTLQMAHLIDGLLDLSKVYRSEMVPKKVDLSAMARNIADALHESDPGRRVAFQIAPGLIAQGDREWLQVLLQNLLENAWKFTAPQPEPRIEFGAYSDSGETIFYVADNGVGFDAQFSHKLFNPFERLHDEREFVGTGIGLATVRRIVERHGGRVWAKGEPGAGATFYFSLPTISRPHHGLAR
- a CDS encoding dienelactone hydrolase family protein, which translates into the protein MHLFRLLAPLALFLATVPVQAQPPEEAGWWDNDWWFEGVLPAPQTLAVRTEWVEVSGEDVDIPALVARPDDGKRYPAVLFQHGRRGLDELIQLHVKRLAARGFVVLAPDIYSARFVEKFPIEHDYALEQDVGVALDALLERTDISSSRACLYSHTRGGYYTLKVAVTQQRQERDVACYVSYYPHMQDPNAPEPMQVYRYAPEADELTIPTLIFIGEEEQYQRRRGIEMAVQSLQEKGRPARLVVYPGVGRGFDFRPDSVRTFADDLAAKDAIWRATRFMRRHLQ
- a CDS encoding FAD-binding oxidoreductase, which codes for MQNATILMSEFVTHDVKRFIVSKPEGFEWSPGQGVELAVDAPDWREETRPFSPTSLPEDRVLEFTIKGYPEHRGVTEKLHTLGAGDCLLISEPFGTITYQGPGTFIAGGAGITPFMAILRTLARDGQLAGNSLLFSNKTPDDVIAAKEFRYYLGERCTYLCSREAGSGCQSGRIDKAFLERHITDVDQRFYLCGPPKFVSGIKDALGSMGANPDAVVFER
- a CDS encoding AI-2E family transporter, with the translated sequence MDSSARQHLLATALWTLIAFAVGHLLVTAQALIIPLVIAIFVWYLLNALIASFGAISVAGVRAPRWLQFLFAGLALLIATNVVVGIITASVGELINAAPVYQENLRNLIEEVQQRFGWAGQPGASQLFGELDLAALIRRIAAGFGSLIGNIGLIAVYLFFLFLEQRYFGAKLAAVLRTEERQRRVRRLLLDLDRDVRSYIGIKTSVSALTSLASWTLMQWVGLDFADFWALLIFVLNFIPNIGSIVATALPTLLALLQFTSVAPFLILLFGIGSIQMLVGNVLEPQIMGRSLNMSPLVIILSLVMWGFMWGIAGMFLALPITMVTMMIFYNFETTRWIALLMSRDGQLRKTDNGRQQS